One Leptospira meyeri genomic region harbors:
- the rpsB gene encoding 30S ribosomal protein S2 encodes MSVISMKSLLEAGVHFGHQTRRWNPKMSPYVYTARNGIHIIDLQKTVQKTKEAYDALKKLTGQGKKVLFVGTKKQARGAIERAAQACSMYYVSNRWLGGLLTNWNTVKKSIARLKRLEQMEENNSFEQEARTKKEALSLKRELEKLRQTLGGIKDMAVVPEILFVIDPKKEEIAVKEAKKLGLKVFAVIDTNCDPEPIDYPIPGNDDAIRAISLFLDTMANAVLEGTGGEVIQTNFAEDMDAEQLALEYQGEYDESGKFIMDDELPPVAKDIPVDAEAAKKAAETAAEVKPTTEG; translated from the coding sequence ATGTCAGTAATTTCCATGAAAAGTCTGCTAGAAGCAGGCGTACACTTCGGTCACCAAACACGTCGTTGGAATCCAAAAATGAGCCCGTATGTTTATACTGCTCGTAACGGAATTCACATCATCGACCTTCAAAAGACTGTTCAAAAAACAAAAGAAGCTTACGACGCTTTGAAAAAACTTACCGGTCAAGGTAAAAAAGTTCTATTTGTCGGAACTAAAAAACAAGCTCGTGGTGCCATCGAAAGAGCCGCACAGGCGTGCAGTATGTACTATGTATCTAACCGTTGGTTAGGTGGTCTTTTGACTAACTGGAACACAGTAAAGAAGTCAATTGCTCGTTTGAAAAGACTTGAGCAAATGGAAGAGAACAACTCTTTCGAACAAGAAGCTAGAACTAAAAAAGAAGCACTCTCGCTAAAACGTGAGTTAGAAAAACTTCGCCAAACACTTGGTGGAATTAAAGATATGGCTGTTGTGCCTGAGATTCTTTTTGTGATTGATCCTAAAAAAGAAGAAATCGCTGTGAAAGAAGCAAAAAAACTTGGTTTGAAAGTGTTTGCAGTGATTGATACAAACTGTGATCCAGAACCAATTGATTACCCAATTCCGGGTAACGATGATGCAATTCGTGCAATTTCTCTTTTCCTTGATACTATGGCGAATGCTGTGTTAGAAGGAACAGGTGGAGAAGTCATCCAAACAAATTTTGCTGAAGATATGGACGCAGAACAACTTGCTCTTGAATACCAAGGTGAGTATGATGAGTCCGGAAAATTCATTATGGACGATGAACTTCCTCCAGTTGCAAAAGACATCCCTGTTGATGCAGAAGCTGCAAAAAAAGCGGCGGAAACAGCAGCAGAAGTAAAACCTACTACAGAAGGATAA
- a CDS encoding site-2 protease family protein, protein MIIMVLGAVFMLAVSIFIHELGHLLCGKLVGVEARIFSLGYGKGIWKKRIGKTIYQITAIPIGGYVLFRGDDYSKNKKPRQGDLLSTPPLRRMIPVLGGPFANLVLGFVLLFILELSGDSPSSNRIFIEDANKVSSPAYTAGLRTGDQIVSINGKKTESFEDIFTNVSLTTGDPVEVSYKRGEEIKTVQVVPNLYSAGGHPTIGVMPFGERRVVATFTYGEQLSHFMANLLDRDDKSSAYFQEKIEERKDEIPEELLKQREIQEREKSLRRRALSFLKDGDMILQVAGVDVHTVPELQTELGKHQGKTIPVVVERKTYPLLTPWATETVTIQIPVLGANVFEFWDIRHPKFSELGIPYFRLDSYDAEIENRLSNLKIDNKTFEKPDAFSEYLKQSAGRKDIWIGNMKYSADVNLKPIGLLGFRASMKFEAEKLQKESTVYSSLVGASTKVYENVSTTLKGIGMLFSGFLSPKENLSGPIGIVQIAGISLEYGWVTYLDFVAKISLALMVMNLLPIPMADGGHIVLYAYEAITGRPLPRKAIEAIFRLGFFFLIGLGLYVSFNDVMRIF, encoded by the coding sequence ATGATCATCATGGTACTCGGTGCCGTATTTATGTTAGCGGTTTCTATTTTTATCCATGAATTGGGGCACCTCTTATGTGGAAAGTTGGTCGGAGTGGAAGCTCGGATTTTTTCTCTTGGGTATGGAAAAGGAATTTGGAAAAAAAGAATTGGGAAAACCATCTACCAAATCACAGCCATCCCAATTGGGGGATATGTTCTTTTTCGTGGGGATGATTATTCTAAAAATAAAAAACCAAGGCAAGGGGATTTACTTTCTACTCCACCACTTCGCCGAATGATTCCTGTTCTAGGTGGACCATTCGCCAATTTGGTGTTAGGTTTTGTTTTGTTATTTATTTTAGAACTTTCGGGGGATAGTCCTTCTTCCAATCGTATTTTTATTGAAGATGCAAACAAGGTTTCGAGTCCGGCCTATACGGCTGGGCTTCGCACGGGGGATCAAATTGTTTCTATCAACGGGAAAAAAACGGAAAGTTTCGAAGATATTTTCACCAATGTGAGTTTGACTACCGGGGATCCTGTAGAAGTTTCTTACAAACGAGGGGAGGAGATAAAAACCGTACAAGTTGTACCAAATTTATATTCTGCCGGTGGACATCCAACGATTGGAGTGATGCCATTTGGAGAAAGAAGGGTAGTGGCGACTTTTACTTACGGGGAACAACTCAGCCACTTTATGGCAAACTTACTGGATCGTGATGACAAATCTTCAGCATATTTCCAAGAAAAAATTGAAGAACGAAAGGATGAAATTCCGGAAGAACTTTTAAAACAAAGAGAGATCCAGGAACGAGAAAAATCCCTTCGTCGGCGAGCTCTCTCTTTCTTAAAAGATGGAGATATGATTTTGCAAGTTGCGGGTGTGGATGTTCACACCGTTCCTGAGTTACAAACGGAACTAGGGAAACATCAGGGAAAAACTATCCCTGTAGTTGTAGAAAGAAAAACCTATCCACTCCTCACTCCTTGGGCGACGGAAACGGTAACGATCCAAATTCCTGTGTTAGGTGCCAATGTATTTGAATTTTGGGACATTAGACATCCTAAATTTTCCGAACTAGGAATCCCATACTTTCGTTTGGATAGTTATGATGCAGAAATTGAAAATCGTCTTTCAAACTTAAAAATTGATAACAAAACCTTTGAAAAGCCAGATGCCTTTTCCGAATACCTAAAACAATCAGCAGGTAGAAAAGATATCTGGATTGGGAATATGAAATATTCCGCTGATGTCAATTTGAAACCGATTGGTTTACTCGGATTTCGTGCTTCGATGAAATTTGAAGCAGAAAAACTTCAAAAGGAATCTACCGTATACTCTTCGTTAGTGGGCGCATCCACAAAAGTATACGAAAACGTATCCACTACTTTAAAAGGAATTGGAATGTTGTTTTCTGGATTTCTTTCTCCCAAAGAGAATCTTTCCGGTCCCATTGGCATTGTTCAAATTGCAGGAATTAGTTTGGAGTATGGTTGGGTTACTTACCTTGATTTTGTTGCGAAAATTTCCTTAGCACTTATGGTGATGAATTTACTGCCTATTCCTATGGCTGACGGCGGACATATTGTACTCTATGCTTATGAGGCCATTACGGGTAGACCACTTCCCCGAAAAGCGATCGAAGCTATCTTCCGATTGGGATTTTTCTTTCTGATTGGGCTTGGGCTTTATGTTTCGTTTAATGATGTGATGCGTATTTTTTAA
- the frr gene encoding ribosome recycling factor, giving the protein MVDEIIKSMQSKMDKTVDALKKDFGTIRTGKASPMMVEDVRVDYYGTLTPLNQLGKIACPEPRMILITPFEKGMLKDIEKAIFAASLGLTPNNDGSSIRINIPELTGERRKELAKVVKQKAEEKKVAIRNIRRDANDELKKHQAEMSQDELKGQQDKIQKITDSYIAKLGDLEKEKEKEITTL; this is encoded by the coding sequence ATGGTAGATGAAATTATAAAATCCATGCAGTCCAAAATGGACAAAACTGTTGATGCTTTGAAAAAAGACTTCGGTACAATTCGTACGGGAAAAGCAAGTCCGATGATGGTGGAAGATGTTAGAGTTGACTATTATGGAACACTCACTCCTTTAAACCAACTTGGTAAAATTGCTTGTCCAGAACCTCGTATGATCCTCATCACTCCTTTTGAAAAAGGAATGTTGAAAGACATCGAAAAAGCAATTTTTGCAGCAAGTCTTGGGCTTACACCAAATAACGACGGTTCTAGTATTCGTATTAATATTCCTGAGCTAACAGGGGAAAGACGGAAAGAACTTGCAAAAGTGGTCAAACAAAAGGCAGAAGAAAAAAAAGTAGCGATTCGTAATATCCGTCGTGATGCCAATGATGAACTAAAAAAACACCAGGCAGAAATGTCCCAAGATGAGCTCAAAGGCCAACAAGACAAAATCCAAAAAATTACGGATTCTTATATTGCCAAATTGGGAGACTTAGAAAAGGAAAAAGAAAAAGAGATCACTACTCTTTAA
- the dxr gene encoding 1-deoxy-D-xylulose-5-phosphate reductoisomerase produces the protein MVGVSVLGISGSVGSSTVKVLRQFRDSFSLRSFSVHSNLDLAKSLIDEFSPEVISITDSKLEGTLGSKYKSTTILYGEDSLSDLVRLSSVSVVVTAVVGARGVRPTIAAIEAGKKIAIANKETLVTFGPLINRLVAKYSTLMVPVDSEHNALFQLIEREKRSNIRAITLTASGGSFRTLPIEELEHVSVKQALNHPTWSMGPKITVDSAGLINKGLEVIEAHFLFGFSYDEIEVVIHPQSLTHGIIETIDGACLQYTSHPDMIYPIAHSLFYPIPTPNMLIERKPSTWKTLEFFPPNLDRYPGLKLAYLAGRAGGAAPSIFNAANEEAVALFLEEKISFTAIPKLIESALNKISNAFPDDLEGYLEKDRKTRELIQKEFQRGGVTI, from the coding sequence ATGGTTGGAGTATCCGTATTAGGAATTTCTGGTTCTGTTGGCTCTTCGACCGTGAAGGTACTCCGCCAATTTAGAGATTCCTTTTCGTTACGTAGTTTTTCGGTTCATTCGAACTTAGATCTTGCAAAATCACTGATAGATGAATTTTCTCCAGAAGTGATTTCTATCACCGATTCCAAGTTAGAAGGGACTTTGGGTTCTAAGTACAAATCCACAACCATTCTTTATGGAGAGGATTCTTTATCAGATTTGGTTCGGCTATCTTCTGTCTCTGTGGTGGTGACTGCTGTTGTTGGAGCAAGAGGAGTCAGGCCTACCATTGCAGCCATTGAGGCTGGTAAAAAAATCGCAATCGCCAATAAGGAAACACTCGTGACCTTTGGACCACTGATCAACCGTTTGGTGGCAAAATACAGTACCTTAATGGTCCCTGTTGACTCGGAACACAATGCACTCTTTCAGTTGATTGAAAGAGAAAAAAGATCTAATATCCGTGCAATTACCCTCACCGCATCGGGGGGGAGTTTCCGAACTCTACCTATTGAAGAATTAGAGCATGTATCCGTAAAACAGGCGTTAAACCATCCGACCTGGTCGATGGGACCAAAAATCACAGTGGATTCTGCGGGACTTATTAACAAAGGTCTCGAAGTGATTGAAGCACATTTTTTATTTGGATTTTCGTATGATGAAATTGAAGTGGTGATCCACCCACAATCACTGACACATGGAATCATTGAAACTATTGACGGCGCTTGTTTGCAATACACAAGCCATCCCGATATGATTTATCCCATTGCACATTCGTTATTTTACCCAATACCAACACCGAATATGTTAATTGAAAGAAAACCTTCGACTTGGAAAACTTTGGAATTTTTTCCACCTAATCTAGATCGTTATCCTGGACTTAAGCTTGCTTATCTAGCGGGAAGGGCAGGCGGTGCGGCTCCATCCATATTCAATGCCGCCAATGAAGAGGCTGTGGCTTTATTTTTAGAAGAAAAAATTTCTTTTACCGCCATTCCTAAGTTAATCGAATCGGCACTAAACAAAATTTCAAATGCCTTCCCGGATGATTTGGAAGGGTATTTAGAAAAAGATCGTAAAACACGTGAATTGATCCAAAAAGAATTTCAGAGAGGGGGAGTGACTATATGA
- the trpB gene encoding tryptophan synthase subunit beta: protein MGKNLPGYFGEFGGRYSPEILTEALDELESTYQKLKKSKKFRKELEYYLKNYVGRPSPLTYAERLTKLWGGARIWLKREDLNHTGAHKINNAIGQALIARFMGKKRIIAETGAGQHGLATATVGAMFGMETVVYMGAVDVERQNLNAKKIEMLGAKILPVTAGEATLKEATSEAMRDWALNVSTTHYIVGSAIGPHPFPTIVRDFQSFIGSEARAEFKKRNKKLPNAIVACVGGGSNSIGMFHAFLKDKQVAIYGAEAGGLGSKPGEHSATLTYGKTGFLHGTKTLIIQDDFGQIVPAHSVSAGLDYPGVGPEHAHLSQTGRVDYRMVTDEQALDSFLEVTRVEGIIPALETAHAFHVAREVAKDLGKKKDLIICLSGRGDKDVTEVLRLLGERK, encoded by the coding sequence ATGGGCAAAAACCTACCTGGATATTTTGGTGAATTCGGTGGCCGTTACTCTCCTGAGATTTTAACGGAAGCATTAGATGAACTTGAATCCACCTATCAAAAGTTAAAGAAAAGTAAAAAGTTCAGAAAGGAACTTGAATACTATTTAAAGAACTACGTCGGAAGACCTAGTCCTCTGACTTATGCCGAACGTCTCACCAAACTTTGGGGAGGTGCTCGTATTTGGCTCAAACGCGAAGATTTAAACCATACCGGTGCACATAAAATTAATAATGCCATCGGGCAGGCGCTCATTGCTCGATTTATGGGGAAAAAACGAATCATCGCAGAAACAGGAGCTGGCCAACATGGACTTGCTACTGCAACTGTTGGTGCAATGTTTGGCATGGAAACTGTTGTTTACATGGGCGCAGTTGACGTGGAAAGACAAAACCTCAATGCTAAAAAAATTGAGATGTTAGGTGCTAAAATTCTTCCAGTCACTGCGGGAGAAGCGACTCTCAAAGAAGCCACCAGTGAAGCTATGAGAGACTGGGCACTCAATGTATCCACAACTCATTATATCGTTGGGTCTGCGATTGGACCTCACCCTTTTCCTACCATAGTTCGTGACTTCCAATCCTTCATCGGATCAGAAGCAAGAGCAGAGTTTAAAAAACGAAATAAAAAACTTCCCAATGCAATCGTTGCTTGTGTGGGTGGAGGATCCAATTCCATTGGAATGTTCCATGCATTTTTAAAAGACAAACAAGTTGCTATCTATGGTGCAGAAGCTGGCGGACTTGGTTCCAAACCAGGAGAACATTCTGCAACATTAACATACGGAAAAACAGGTTTTTTACATGGAACCAAAACTCTCATCATCCAAGATGATTTTGGTCAAATTGTTCCTGCACATTCTGTTTCCGCAGGGTTAGATTATCCAGGCGTGGGACCAGAGCACGCTCACCTTTCACAAACAGGAAGAGTGGATTATCGAATGGTAACAGACGAACAGGCGCTAGACTCATTTTTGGAAGTCACTCGTGTGGAAGGAATCATTCCTGCGCTAGAAACAGCTCATGCTTTTCATGTAGCAAGGGAAGTGGCGAAAGATTTAGGAAAGAAAAAGGATCTCATTATTTGTCTTTCTGGTCGGGGGGACAAGGATGTAACGGAAGTTTTGCGACTCTTAGGTGAAAGAAAATAA
- a CDS encoding isoprenyl transferase, which translates to MKLNSIPAHIAVIMDGNGRWAESQGKKRTEGHREGANAIDRLLDVALEYKIPNISLYAFSTENWKRPITEIQAIFGLLVEFIETRLDTIHEKGIRIHHSGARNKLSKTVLSKIDHAMAVTKKNKKLTANFCLNYGGHEEILSNFSRVMAARKAKKEPLDKPITTKEFEKYLYTSPLPPVDLLIRTAGEQRISNFLLWQSAYAEMYFTNTLWPDFGRTSLEEALLFFDSRKRKFGGLL; encoded by the coding sequence ATGAAGTTGAACTCAATCCCCGCACACATTGCTGTCATCATGGACGGAAATGGAAGGTGGGCGGAAAGCCAGGGGAAAAAAAGAACCGAAGGCCATAGAGAAGGGGCAAACGCAATTGATCGCCTTTTGGATGTGGCCTTGGAATACAAAATCCCCAACATCTCTCTATACGCATTCTCCACAGAAAACTGGAAACGCCCCATTACAGAAATCCAAGCCATCTTTGGTTTGTTAGTTGAGTTTATAGAAACAAGACTCGATACCATCCACGAAAAAGGAATTCGAATCCATCATAGTGGAGCACGGAATAAACTTTCTAAAACAGTTCTTTCCAAAATTGACCATGCCATGGCAGTCACAAAAAAGAACAAAAAACTCACTGCTAACTTTTGTTTGAACTATGGTGGTCATGAAGAAATCCTCAGTAATTTTTCACGTGTGATGGCGGCACGGAAGGCAAAAAAAGAACCCTTGGACAAACCCATTACAACCAAAGAATTTGAAAAATATTTGTATACATCCCCTTTACCGCCGGTAGATTTATTGATCAGAACTGCGGGAGAACAGAGGATTTCCAATTTCCTTTTATGGCAGAGTGCCTATGCTGAAATGTATTTTACGAATACTCTTTGGCCGGACTTTGGAAGAACTTCTTTGGAAGAAGCTCTTCTTTTTTTTGATTCCCGAAAACGTAAATTTGGTGGTTTGTTATGA
- the tsf gene encoding translation elongation factor Ts, which yields MAVSSEQIKDLRERTGAGMMDCKKALEEKGGDIEKAVTYLREKGLAKAAKRAGRETGEGKVIAYIHGTGKTGVLVELNCETDFVANNEAFEALGKEIALQITAMNPLYVNEESIPQSEIDNEMSVQKALLEKEGKKADQIEKILPGKMKKYFEEICLIHQKSIRDNSKTINDLLQEAIAKFGENITVGRFSRFQVGGN from the coding sequence ATGGCAGTTAGCTCCGAACAAATTAAAGATCTCCGCGAACGTACAGGTGCGGGGATGATGGACTGCAAAAAAGCCCTCGAAGAAAAGGGTGGTGATATTGAAAAAGCAGTTACTTATTTAAGAGAAAAAGGTTTAGCGAAAGCAGCGAAACGTGCTGGTCGTGAAACTGGTGAAGGAAAAGTCATCGCTTACATTCATGGAACAGGAAAAACAGGAGTTCTTGTGGAACTTAACTGTGAAACTGACTTCGTTGCAAACAATGAAGCGTTTGAAGCTCTTGGAAAAGAGATCGCTCTTCAAATCACTGCGATGAACCCACTTTACGTAAACGAAGAATCAATTCCTCAGTCAGAAATTGACAATGAGATGAGTGTGCAAAAAGCTCTTCTTGAAAAAGAAGGTAAAAAAGCAGACCAAATCGAAAAGATCCTTCCTGGTAAAATGAAAAAATACTTCGAAGAGATTTGTCTCATTCATCAAAAATCGATTCGCGACAACTCCAAAACCATCAATGACCTTCTCCAAGAAGCCATTGCAAAATTTGGAGAGAACATTACAGTTGGTAGGTTCTCGAGGTTCCAAGTAGGTGGGAACTAG
- the pyrH gene encoding UMP kinase: MGTSPRFKRILIKLSGEALAGEGELGIDTNKTFSLAGQIKEVHDLGLEVAVVVGGGNMIRGETLAKSGMDRATADYMGMLGTIMNGLALQDACEKQGMFTRVLSAIEMKSVAEPYIRRRAVRHLEKNRVIIFAGGTGNPYFTTDTTASLRAVEVGCEVILKATKVDGVYTADPKKDPSAKRYLEVSFMESIKHRLKVMDSTALSLCMDNNMPIIVFDIFKAGNLRKLIDGEPIGTLISNSEEVILDGR; the protein is encoded by the coding sequence GTGGGAACTAGTCCGCGTTTCAAAAGAATTCTTATCAAACTCTCCGGCGAGGCCCTTGCCGGTGAGGGTGAACTTGGTATTGATACCAATAAAACATTTTCACTTGCCGGACAAATCAAAGAAGTTCATGACTTAGGTCTTGAAGTTGCTGTGGTTGTGGGCGGTGGAAATATGATCCGTGGAGAAACTTTAGCAAAGTCTGGAATGGACAGAGCGACAGCAGACTACATGGGAATGCTTGGCACCATAATGAATGGTCTCGCCTTACAAGATGCATGTGAAAAACAAGGAATGTTTACCCGAGTTCTTTCCGCCATCGAAATGAAATCTGTTGCAGAACCTTATATTCGTAGGCGTGCGGTTCGCCATTTAGAAAAAAATCGTGTGATTATATTTGCTGGTGGAACTGGGAATCCATATTTTACAACGGATACAACTGCTTCCTTACGGGCAGTGGAAGTAGGATGTGAAGTCATCCTGAAAGCCACAAAAGTAGACGGAGTGTATACGGCGGATCCTAAAAAAGATCCAAGTGCAAAACGTTACTTAGAAGTTTCTTTTATGGAGTCCATCAAACACCGCCTAAAGGTTATGGATTCGACTGCTCTTAGTCTCTGTATGGACAATAATATGCCCATTATCGTGTTTGATATCTTTAAGGCAGGAAATTTAAGAAAATTAATCGATGGGGAACCAATTGGTACACTCATCTCCAATTCAGAGGAAGTGATTCTAGATGGTAGATGA
- a CDS encoding phosphatidate cytidylyltransferase, which produces MSETTLRILSAIVLTFVYVFMIFHSSFYYLEFYAFGCVTIYLGLKELYAFCRREDSKPFFGTGLFFSILIFTVYYIQFLGLQFEVTPPAFVLELSKVLREGFHPIPFLLIALSLTVWILQILKRPLDGALFSASATILGPVYLAIPIGHFLLLLAFPFGAYYIFLVSVITFMSDAGAYFGGRWFGKHPAGLKISPKKTWEGYVTGNITAVVGVQILNFTWEHFSGVKLPIGVIESVIVAFVVSIISVMGDLAESAMKRDAKIKDSGSLIPGHGGVLDLADALLFTVPVIYYYFLFKGILGYAV; this is translated from the coding sequence ATGAGTGAGACAACACTCCGTATCCTTTCTGCAATTGTATTAACATTTGTATATGTGTTTATGATCTTCCATAGTTCTTTTTACTATTTGGAGTTTTATGCCTTTGGTTGTGTTACGATTTATCTGGGTTTAAAAGAACTTTATGCATTTTGCAGACGAGAAGACTCCAAACCTTTTTTTGGAACAGGACTATTCTTTTCGATATTAATTTTTACAGTCTATTACATCCAGTTTTTAGGCCTTCAGTTCGAAGTCACTCCTCCTGCTTTTGTTTTAGAATTATCAAAAGTTCTAAGGGAAGGATTCCATCCGATTCCTTTTTTACTGATCGCACTTTCCCTTACTGTTTGGATTTTGCAAATTCTAAAACGCCCGTTAGATGGTGCTTTGTTTTCTGCCAGTGCTACCATCCTTGGTCCTGTTTATTTGGCGATTCCCATCGGACATTTTTTACTCCTACTCGCATTCCCATTTGGTGCTTATTATATCTTTTTAGTTTCCGTGATTACTTTTATGAGTGATGCAGGAGCCTATTTTGGTGGTCGTTGGTTTGGAAAACATCCAGCCGGTTTGAAAATTTCTCCTAAAAAAACTTGGGAAGGATATGTGACGGGAAATATCACGGCTGTTGTTGGTGTCCAAATTCTGAATTTCACTTGGGAACATTTTAGTGGTGTGAAATTGCCGATTGGAGTGATTGAATCTGTGATCGTGGCCTTTGTAGTTTCTATCATTTCAGTGATGGGTGATTTGGCTGAGTCTGCGATGAAACGAGATGCTAAAATCAAAGATTCCGGAAGTTTGATCCCGGGTCATGGTGGGGTTCTTGATTTGGCAGATGCACTCCTTTTTACCGTTCCTGTGATTTACTATTACTTCCTATTTAAGGGAATTCTCGGTTACGCGGTCTGA
- a CDS encoding proline--tRNA ligase, translating to MKASSYLIPTAKEDPQDAVVASHKLMTRAGLIRKSAAGLYSYLPLGLRILKKIEGIVRSEMDRAGALEFQLPILTPSEIWKESGRWDKMGKEMFRLKDRHDNESCLGPTHEESFCVLVKPMVRSYKDLPINVYQIHTKFRDEIRPRFGVIRSREFTMKDAYSFHLDDESLDKTYQTMRKTYRRIFAGMGLSTIPVQADSGNMGGSASEEFMVVSPIGEETLTICPSCQYSGNIEKTPVIRNSNAAKQTFAGRDKIHTPSKKTISEVAEFIKTKEENLLKAVALWADGTYVLVFLEGDRELNENKLKNHLGCNELRPMGPAEMENLSLVPGFIGPGFPKSEKLKVIIDSLVDWDFGYISGANEVDHHIAGIQISKFFKEEEVTKIDVSQAKVGDPCPNCGTGLTAEKGIEVGHIFKLGQKYSKAFDITVLNDKGKATVTTMGCYGIGVNRCMATVIEQCNDDKGIYWPISIAPFTVCLVSIAKNPDDISKIESIYNALVAAGIEVLWDDRDLGPGFKFKDSELIGFPIRLTLGKGFLEKGEITILDRKSMTEETVNFTTNEDLIVKLQNQIRGLQETLEKAVEQVGT from the coding sequence ATGAAAGCTAGTTCCTATTTGATTCCTACGGCAAAAGAAGATCCGCAAGATGCAGTGGTTGCATCTCATAAACTGATGACAAGAGCTGGTCTTATTCGTAAATCCGCTGCGGGTTTGTATTCTTATTTGCCACTTGGACTTAGAATTTTAAAAAAAATTGAAGGTATTGTTCGTTCTGAAATGGACCGAGCTGGTGCCTTGGAATTCCAACTTCCCATTTTGACACCGAGTGAAATTTGGAAAGAGTCCGGTCGTTGGGATAAAATGGGTAAGGAGATGTTTCGTTTGAAAGATCGCCATGACAATGAAAGTTGCCTTGGACCCACTCATGAAGAATCATTTTGTGTTCTTGTGAAACCTATGGTTCGTTCTTACAAAGACTTGCCAATCAATGTATACCAAATCCATACAAAATTTAGAGATGAAATTCGTCCAAGGTTTGGAGTGATTCGTTCTCGTGAATTTACAATGAAGGATGCTTATTCCTTTCATTTGGATGATGAGTCCTTGGACAAAACTTACCAAACCATGCGTAAAACCTATAGAAGGATATTTGCCGGAATGGGACTTTCTACGATCCCTGTGCAAGCTGACTCTGGGAATATGGGCGGATCTGCTTCCGAAGAATTTATGGTCGTATCTCCGATTGGAGAAGAGACACTTACGATTTGTCCTTCTTGCCAATATTCTGGCAATATTGAAAAAACTCCTGTGATTCGTAATTCAAATGCAGCAAAACAAACGTTTGCTGGTAGGGACAAAATCCACACACCTTCTAAAAAAACAATTTCGGAAGTTGCTGAGTTTATCAAAACCAAAGAAGAAAATTTATTAAAAGCAGTAGCTTTATGGGCGGACGGAACCTATGTCCTTGTTTTTTTAGAGGGTGACCGTGAACTCAATGAGAACAAACTAAAAAACCATTTGGGTTGTAATGAACTAAGACCTATGGGTCCGGCTGAAATGGAAAATCTGAGTCTTGTTCCTGGATTCATTGGGCCAGGATTTCCAAAATCAGAAAAACTAAAAGTCATTATTGATTCGTTAGTTGATTGGGACTTTGGATACATATCTGGTGCAAACGAAGTGGACCATCATATCGCGGGGATTCAAATTTCTAAGTTTTTCAAAGAAGAGGAAGTGACAAAAATTGATGTTTCCCAAGCCAAAGTGGGGGATCCTTGCCCTAACTGTGGAACTGGTCTCACTGCAGAAAAAGGAATCGAGGTCGGCCATATCTTTAAATTAGGCCAAAAGTATTCCAAAGCATTTGATATCACTGTTTTGAATGATAAAGGGAAAGCCACCGTAACAACTATGGGTTGTTACGGGATTGGAGTAAATCGCTGTATGGCCACTGTCATCGAACAATGTAATGACGACAAAGGGATTTATTGGCCGATATCAATTGCACCGTTTACTGTTTGTTTGGTGAGTATAGCTAAAAATCCAGATGACATTTCAAAAATTGAATCTATTTACAATGCATTAGTGGCAGCAGGAATTGAAGTTCTTTGGGATGATCGTGATCTGGGGCCGGGCTTTAAATTCAAAGATTCGGAGCTCATTGGTTTTCCCATCAGACTCACTCTTGGAAAAGGATTTTTGGAAAAAGGGGAAATCACCATCTTGGATCGAAAGTCGATGACGGAAGAAACAGTAAATTTTACAACCAACGAAGATTTGATAGTAAAACTACAAAATCAAATCCGTGGACTTCAAGAGACCCTAGAGAAAGCTGTAGAACAAGTGGGAACATGA